From Micromonospora nigra, one genomic window encodes:
- a CDS encoding NUDIX hydrolase, which yields MIPRSRAAGRAVVYQVFYRLPLPLRRRLVRLAVPKYIVGAVTLVRDSEAEGAGRLLLLRQPPGRGWTLPAGLLQKGEAPVVGAARELYEESGVRLPPTALRPATPNAIVHAKGWVDVVFTTEVPASSTAFTVDGAEVFEAAWHPLDDLPKLTWPTARLLAYYDIGPLAGQFPPPVPDALP from the coding sequence ATGATCCCCCGCAGCCGCGCCGCCGGACGTGCCGTCGTCTACCAGGTCTTCTACCGGCTGCCGCTACCCCTGCGCCGCCGCCTGGTGCGGCTCGCCGTGCCGAAGTACATCGTCGGCGCGGTCACCCTGGTCCGCGACAGCGAGGCCGAGGGGGCGGGCCGGCTGCTGCTACTGCGCCAACCCCCGGGCAGGGGCTGGACGCTGCCGGCCGGCCTGCTCCAGAAGGGCGAGGCCCCGGTGGTGGGCGCGGCCCGGGAACTGTACGAGGAGTCCGGCGTCCGGCTGCCCCCCACCGCCCTGCGGCCGGCCACGCCCAACGCGATCGTGCACGCCAAGGGCTGGGTGGACGTGGTGTTCACCACCGAGGTGCCGGCCTCGTCCACCGCGTTCACGGTCGACGGGGCGGAGGTCTTCGAGGCCGCCTGGCACCCGCTGGACGACCTGCCCAAGCTGACCTGGCCGACGGCGCGGCTGCTCGCGTACTACGACATCGGGCCACTGGCCGGGCAGTTCCCCCCGCCGGTGCCCGACGCGCTGCCGTGA
- a CDS encoding Lrp/AsnC family transcriptional regulator, giving the protein MITAIVLIDCATDSIPEVAETLAALPGVSEVYSVAGHVDLIAMVRVREFEQIAQVIAGSISKVPGVLNTDSHIAFRAYSQHDLEEAFAIGLANAD; this is encoded by the coding sequence GTGATCACCGCGATCGTGCTGATCGACTGCGCCACCGACTCGATTCCCGAGGTGGCCGAGACCCTGGCCGCGCTGCCCGGCGTCAGCGAGGTCTACTCGGTGGCCGGGCACGTCGACCTGATCGCCATGGTCCGGGTCCGCGAGTTCGAGCAGATCGCCCAGGTCATCGCCGGCAGCATCTCCAAGGTCCCGGGCGTACTGAACACCGACTCGCACATCGCCTTCCGGGCGTACTCGCAGCACGACCTGGAGGAGGCGTTCGCGATCGGGTTGGCGAACGCCGACTGA
- a CDS encoding DUF4142 domain-containing protein yields the protein MLGIKRLGLLAVLVLVGLAPAAAAQAAQPSEQDTQYVQAVHQANLYEIEAGELAQQKAQSQEVKELAQKLYIDHTQLDQSVRELAQQLGIELPTELMGEQKQGLEQLRNASGEEFDRLWVTQSLNGHVTAIQATQTEISQGSEPQVVQLAQTALPVLQAHYDALVQLAEHMGIPVPQASGTGTPTPGGTMTPAPGGTTTETPVPQQS from the coding sequence ATGTTGGGTATCAAACGCCTGGGCCTGCTGGCCGTGCTGGTGCTGGTCGGGTTGGCGCCCGCTGCGGCGGCGCAGGCGGCGCAGCCGTCGGAGCAGGACACCCAGTACGTGCAGGCGGTCCACCAGGCCAACCTGTACGAGATCGAAGCCGGCGAACTGGCGCAGCAGAAGGCGCAGAGTCAGGAGGTCAAGGAACTCGCCCAGAAGCTCTACATCGACCACACCCAGCTCGACCAGTCGGTGCGGGAGTTGGCGCAGCAACTGGGCATCGAACTGCCGACCGAACTCATGGGCGAGCAGAAGCAGGGGCTGGAGCAGCTCAGGAACGCCAGCGGTGAGGAGTTCGACCGGCTGTGGGTGACGCAGTCGCTGAACGGCCACGTCACGGCCATCCAGGCCACCCAGACGGAGATCTCGCAGGGTAGCGAGCCGCAGGTGGTCCAGCTGGCCCAGACCGCGCTGCCGGTCCTGCAGGCGCACTACGACGCGCTGGTGCAGCTGGCCGAGCACATGGGCATCCCGGTCCCGCAGGCCTCCGGTACCGGTACGCCCACCCCGGGCGGCACCATGACCCCGGCCCCGGGTGGCACCACCACCGAGACACCGGTTCCGCAGCAGAGCTGA
- a CDS encoding RelA/SpoT family protein, giving the protein MDVDAGHGAALGGALPATPGELPLARRLRSLLTWPSADAEPVTHLVRAHRGIHPGADPAVLRRAYTIAENMHRGQFRKSGEPYITHPLAVAQICADLGMDTTTLVAALLHDTVEDTRYTLQALAEDFGPEVAHLVDGVTKFDKAFYGKAAEAETIRKMIVAAGKDVRVLIIKLADRLHNMRTLGVRSAASRERIARKTQEVLVPLCDRLGIQTLKRELDDVVLLHLEPDEHARIARHVHDRPGWDAYLSDVVARARVALRRSRVDAEVTPRPRHLYSIWKDTVAGSHATPFDLPRIVVVVDGPATDCYAALGAIHGTWRPVPGRFKDFIASPKNNLYRSLHTSVCGPKDRTVEVLIRTEEMHRAAEYGIAADFRFPPSGGAAAARSQQLDWLRRVLGWEQDAPDPAQFLESLRCDLAEAQIQVVADGRQVVLPAGATPVDLAYELGTECGERCLAARINGRLAPLSSELAEGDVVEIYTETDAENGFDAVVAPRGPRREWLGFVKSPHAQMQINRWFADHTEPGISIADKVRLGRATIGLALRQHNRGLASDLPLLRLSEELGYPDLETLLVAVFDRVIAPDEVVRQLIDLVDHRQ; this is encoded by the coding sequence GTGGACGTCGACGCCGGACACGGCGCCGCCCTGGGGGGCGCGCTTCCCGCCACACCGGGCGAGCTGCCGCTGGCCCGCCGGCTGCGGTCTCTGCTGACCTGGCCGTCAGCCGACGCCGAGCCGGTCACCCATCTGGTCCGCGCCCACCGGGGCATCCACCCGGGCGCCGACCCGGCCGTGCTGCGCCGGGCCTACACGATCGCCGAGAACATGCACCGCGGCCAGTTCCGCAAGAGTGGCGAGCCGTACATCACCCATCCGCTCGCGGTCGCGCAGATCTGCGCGGACCTCGGCATGGACACCACCACCCTGGTCGCCGCGCTGCTGCACGACACGGTGGAGGACACCCGCTACACCCTGCAGGCCCTCGCGGAGGACTTCGGGCCGGAGGTGGCCCACCTGGTCGACGGGGTGACCAAGTTCGACAAGGCGTTCTACGGCAAGGCCGCCGAGGCCGAGACGATCCGCAAGATGATCGTCGCGGCGGGCAAGGACGTCCGGGTCCTGATCATCAAGCTGGCCGACCGGCTGCACAACATGCGTACCCTCGGAGTGCGCTCGGCTGCATCCCGGGAGCGGATCGCCCGCAAGACCCAGGAGGTGCTCGTCCCGCTGTGCGACCGGCTGGGCATCCAGACCCTCAAGCGGGAACTCGACGACGTGGTGCTGCTGCACCTGGAACCCGACGAGCACGCCCGCATCGCGCGGCACGTGCACGACCGCCCCGGCTGGGACGCCTACCTCTCCGACGTGGTGGCCAGGGCCAGGGTCGCGCTGCGGCGCAGCCGGGTCGACGCGGAGGTCACGCCCCGCCCCCGGCACCTCTACTCGATCTGGAAGGACACGGTGGCCGGCAGCCACGCCACCCCGTTCGACCTGCCCCGCATCGTCGTGGTGGTCGACGGTCCGGCCACCGACTGCTACGCCGCGTTGGGCGCGATCCACGGCACCTGGCGGCCGGTGCCCGGCCGGTTCAAGGACTTCATCGCCTCGCCGAAGAACAACCTCTACCGCTCGCTGCACACCAGCGTGTGCGGGCCGAAGGACCGCACGGTCGAGGTGCTCATCCGCACCGAGGAGATGCACCGCGCCGCCGAGTACGGCATCGCCGCCGACTTCCGCTTCCCGCCCTCCGGCGGTGCCGCCGCGGCCCGCTCCCAGCAGTTGGACTGGCTGCGCCGGGTGCTGGGTTGGGAGCAGGACGCGCCCGACCCGGCGCAGTTCCTGGAGTCGTTGCGGTGCGACCTGGCGGAGGCCCAGATCCAGGTGGTGGCCGACGGCCGTCAGGTGGTGCTGCCGGCCGGGGCCACCCCCGTCGACCTGGCCTACGAGTTGGGCACCGAGTGCGGCGAGCGATGTCTGGCGGCGCGGATCAACGGTCGACTGGCCCCGCTGTCGTCGGAACTGGCCGAGGGCGACGTGGTGGAGATCTACACCGAGACGGATGCCGAGAACGGTTTCGACGCCGTCGTCGCGCCGCGGGGGCCGCGCCGCGAGTGGTTGGGCTTCGTCAAGTCCCCGCACGCGCAGATGCAGATCAACCGGTGGTTCGCCGACCACACCGAGCCCGGCATCTCCATCGCCGACAAGGTACGACTGGGCCGCGCCACCATCGGCCTGGCCCTGCGCCAGCACAACCGGGGCCTGGCCAGCGACCTGCCGCTGCTGCGGCTGTCGGAGGAACTCGGCTATCCCGACCTGGAGACCCTGCTGGTCGCCGTCTTCGACCGGGTGATCGCACCGGACGAGGTGGTCCGCCAACTGATCGACCTGGTCGACCACCGGCAGTGA
- a CDS encoding nucleotidyltransferase family protein: protein MTVEICAVVLAAGEGTRLRPLTDRLPKALCPVGNVPLLDRALHRLAGLGLTGPTRVAVNACYLGGRVVAHVGDRAHLSVEPGDPLGTAGGVARLRNWIDGRGVLVGNADAYLSAPTAPPGPDVAALLHGWDGDSVRLLGQPAPDPAAPGTFDGHLFTGFSLLPWRLVRDLPQGFGDLVRAVWRPAEAAGRLAVVPYRGTFLDTGTPADYLAANLHAADGGVLVAADATVTGRCRESVVGAGATVRGDITRTVVWPGATVGPDERLHDVVRTPTGTVRA from the coding sequence GTGACCGTCGAGATCTGCGCCGTCGTCCTCGCCGCCGGCGAGGGCACCCGGTTGCGTCCGCTGACCGACCGGCTGCCCAAGGCGCTCTGCCCGGTCGGCAACGTGCCGCTGCTCGACCGGGCCCTGCACCGGCTCGCCGGGCTCGGCCTGACCGGGCCGACCCGCGTCGCGGTGAACGCCTGCTACCTCGGCGGCCGGGTCGTCGCGCACGTCGGCGACCGGGCCCACCTGTCCGTGGAACCGGGCGACCCGCTGGGCACCGCGGGCGGGGTGGCCCGCCTGCGGAACTGGATCGACGGCCGGGGCGTGCTGGTGGGCAACGCCGACGCCTACCTGTCCGCCCCGACGGCACCGCCCGGCCCCGACGTGGCGGCGCTGCTGCACGGGTGGGACGGCGACTCGGTGCGCCTGCTCGGTCAGCCCGCGCCGGATCCGGCCGCTCCGGGGACCTTCGACGGCCACCTGTTCACCGGCTTCTCACTGTTGCCGTGGCGGCTGGTCCGCGATCTGCCGCAGGGCTTCGGTGACCTGGTCCGGGCGGTGTGGCGGCCCGCCGAGGCCGCCGGCCGGCTCGCCGTGGTGCCGTACCGGGGGACGTTCCTCGACACCGGCACCCCGGCCGACTACCTCGCCGCCAACCTGCACGCGGCCGACGGCGGTGTCCTGGTCGCCGCCGACGCCACGGTGACGGGCCGCTGCCGGGAGTCGGTGGTCGGTGCGGGCGCGACGGTGCGCGGCGACATCACCCGCACGGTGGTCTGGCCGGGTGCCACGGTCGGTCCGGACGAACGCCTGCACGACGTGGTCCGCACCCCCACCGGCACCGTCCGGGCCTGA